Proteins from a genomic interval of Xylocopa sonorina isolate GNS202 chromosome 6, iyXylSono1_principal, whole genome shotgun sequence:
- the LOC143424611 gene encoding serine/threonine-protein kinase SIK1 isoform X2 → MDSGVGQGKKQIRVGFYDIEGTIGKGNFAVVKLARHRITKTEVAIKIIDKTQLDPTNLEKVYREVEIMKQLEHPHIVKLYQVMETKNMIYMVCEYASKGEIFDYIARYGRMGEPRARATFAQILSAVEYCHATGVAHRDLKAENLLLDAQMNVKIADFGFSNRFSPGERLSTWCGSPPYAAPEVFRGKHYAGPEIDVWSLGVVLYVLVCGALPFDGSTLQSLRDRVLSGKFRIPYFMSTDCESLIRKMLVLEPARRYTIPQIKRHRWMAGSADTVCSMIITRSSSASIQEPNEQILRLMHSLGIDITRTRESLRNSSYDHHAAIYFLLLERLKQHRVGGTANNSCWPSVTRTKDDKFKSRTREDATRGGKRFSSTSSSTDEGCCSAEGDLEEGPSGDELREAQIKLEEHRLGLDHDISQRIDSQIVNRRLSDYQQHFDTPLMDSIDPPSRTTLFIAGGSGSSSSELFESSFDSGCPPDYTGANSFTSSLPSCTPPPPMSPSPITGRISRVSQGRRASDGGPRLLFCQQGGGDRPTKQRSIQDSGKARGHLDLVHLRPPSTPPENQGQFKIRGDSSTQLQLLVQQRMLQQKRNLYHRHRGGGSPTPLPVSASTASRRVDHVPRQDSYKLAQRTQILPPLSQGHVDRDFDRERKRDEERWKSLPSRLAADCQLAERTLLWSQQVIL, encoded by the exons ATGGACTCCGGAGTGGGACAAGGGAAGAAGCAGATTCGTGTAGGATTTTATGACATTGAAGGCACCATTGGTAAAGGGAATTTTGCAGTGGTAAAATTAGCTAGACATCGTATTACCAAGACAGAG GTGGCTATTAAAATAATCGATAAAACACAATTGGACCCTACCAATCTTGAAAAAGTCTACAGAGAGGTAGAGATAATGAAGCAATTAGAACATCCACACATTGTCAAATTATATCAAGTAATGGAAACAAAAAATATGATATACATG GTGTGCGAATATGCAAGTAAAGGTGAAATATTTGACTATATTGCACGATATGGAAGAATGGGAGAACCCAGAGCTCGTGCAACATTTGCTCAAATACTTTCCGCGGTCGAATACTGCCATGCGACGGGCGTAGCGCATCGTGATCTCAAAGCTGAAAATTTACTCTTAGATGCTCAGATGAATGTTAAGATTGCCGACTTCGGCTTTAGTAATAGATTTTCGCCTGGCGAGAGACTGAGTACATGGTGTGGTAGCCCTCCTTACGCAGCGCCAGAAGTATTTAGAGGGAAACATTATGCTGGCCCTGAAATTGATGTGTGG AGTTTAGGTGTTGTACTATACGTATTAGTATGTGGAGCACTGCCCTTTGATGGATCAACCCTTCAGTCTTTAAGAGATCGTGTTTTGAGTGGGAAATTTAGGATTCCATACTTTATGAGTACAG ATTGTGAAAGCTTAATACGTAAAATGTTAGTTCTGGAACCTGCAAGGAGATATACCATTCCACAAATAAAGAGACATCGCTGGATGGCTGGATCTGCAGATACTGTTTGTTCAATGATTATAACAAGATCATCATCAGCATCAATCCAAGAACCAAATGAACAGATACTTAGACTTATGCATAGTTTAGGCATAGACATTACACGAACTAGAGAG TCATTAAGAAATAGTAGCTACGATCATCATGCTGCTATTTACTTCTTATTATTGGAAAGGCTGAAACAACACCGCGTCGGCGGCACAGCAAATAATTCCTGCTGGCCAAGTGTTACGAGAACAAAAGATGACAAATTCAAGTCAAG AACAAGAGAggacgcgactcgaggagggaaAAGATTTAGTTCAACTAGTTCTTCAACTGACGAGGGATGCTGTAGCGCGGAAGGCGATTTAGAAGAAGGCCCAAGCGGCGATGAATTGAGAGAAGCTCAAATAAAACTCGAGGAACACAGACTAGGCCTAGATCACGATATCAGTCAACGAATTGACAGTCAGATAGTCAATCGAAGATTAAGTGATTACCAACAGCATTTTGATACCCCTCTTATGGATTCTATTGATCCTCCTAGTCGGACGACATTGTTTATCGCGGGTGGTAGTGGTAGTTCATCATCCGAGCTTTTCGAATCTAGTTTTGACTCTGGTTGCCCACCAGATTACACAGGGGCAAATTCGTTCACGAGCAGCTTACCCTCTTGCACGCCTCCACCGCCTATGAGTCCATCACCGATAACCGGTAGAATATCGAGAGTATCTCAAGGACGTAGAGCTTCTGATGGTGGACCCAGATTATTATTTTGCCAACAAGGTGGCGGAGACAGGCCAACCAAACAGCGAAGTATTCAAG ATTCCGGTAAAGCTAGAGGCCATTTAGATCTTGTTCACTTGAGACCACCGTCTACCCCGCCAGAGAATCAAGGCCAATTTAAAATCCGTGGCGACTCCAGTACACAATTACAGCTGCTGGTGCAACAACGTATGTTGCAGCAGAAACGAAACTTATACCATAGACACAGAGGCGGAGGTAGCCCAACTCCGTTGCCAGTGTCGGCGAGTACAGCGAGTAGACGCGTTGACCACGTACCGAGACAGGACAGTTATAAGCTAGCTCAAAGAACACAGATCTTGCCACCTTTATCTCAGGGACACGTTGATAGAGACTTTGATAGAGAAAGAAAACGAGATGAGGAAAGATGGAAAAGTCTACCATC
- the LOC143424611 gene encoding uncharacterized protein LOC143424611 isoform X1, whose translation MDSGVGQGKKQIRVGFYDIEGTIGKGNFAVVKLARHRITKTEVAIKIIDKTQLDPTNLEKVYREVEIMKQLEHPHIVKLYQVMETKNMIYMVCEYASKGEIFDYIARYGRMGEPRARATFAQILSAVEYCHATGVAHRDLKAENLLLDAQMNVKIADFGFSNRFSPGERLSTWCGSPPYAAPEVFRGKHYAGPEIDVWSLGVVLYVLVCGALPFDGSTLQSLRDRVLSGKFRIPYFMSTDCESLIRKMLVLEPARRYTIPQIKRHRWMAGSADTVCSMIITRSSSASIQEPNEQILRLMHSLGIDITRTRESLRNSSYDHHAAIYFLLLERLKQHRVGGTANNSCWPSVTRTKDDKFKSRTREDATRGGKRFSSTSSSTDEGCCSAEGDLEEGPSGDELREAQIKLEEHRLGLDHDISQRIDSQIVNRRLSDYQQHFDTPLMDSIDPPSRTTLFIAGGSGSSSSELFESSFDSGCPPDYTGANSFTSSLPSCTPPPPMSPSPITGRISRVSQGRRASDGGPRLLFCQQGGGDRPTKQRSIQDSGKARGHLDLVHLRPPSTPPENQGQFKIRGDSSTQLQLLVQQRMLQQKRNLYHRHRGGGSPTPLPVSASTASRRVDHVPRQDSYKLAQRTQILPPLSQGHVDRDFDRERKRDEERWKSLPSRLAADCQLAERTLLWSQQVGLSGGASYLPPGSVGGFLWPTGSNPHSTIFENVGDPME comes from the exons ATGGACTCCGGAGTGGGACAAGGGAAGAAGCAGATTCGTGTAGGATTTTATGACATTGAAGGCACCATTGGTAAAGGGAATTTTGCAGTGGTAAAATTAGCTAGACATCGTATTACCAAGACAGAG GTGGCTATTAAAATAATCGATAAAACACAATTGGACCCTACCAATCTTGAAAAAGTCTACAGAGAGGTAGAGATAATGAAGCAATTAGAACATCCACACATTGTCAAATTATATCAAGTAATGGAAACAAAAAATATGATATACATG GTGTGCGAATATGCAAGTAAAGGTGAAATATTTGACTATATTGCACGATATGGAAGAATGGGAGAACCCAGAGCTCGTGCAACATTTGCTCAAATACTTTCCGCGGTCGAATACTGCCATGCGACGGGCGTAGCGCATCGTGATCTCAAAGCTGAAAATTTACTCTTAGATGCTCAGATGAATGTTAAGATTGCCGACTTCGGCTTTAGTAATAGATTTTCGCCTGGCGAGAGACTGAGTACATGGTGTGGTAGCCCTCCTTACGCAGCGCCAGAAGTATTTAGAGGGAAACATTATGCTGGCCCTGAAATTGATGTGTGG AGTTTAGGTGTTGTACTATACGTATTAGTATGTGGAGCACTGCCCTTTGATGGATCAACCCTTCAGTCTTTAAGAGATCGTGTTTTGAGTGGGAAATTTAGGATTCCATACTTTATGAGTACAG ATTGTGAAAGCTTAATACGTAAAATGTTAGTTCTGGAACCTGCAAGGAGATATACCATTCCACAAATAAAGAGACATCGCTGGATGGCTGGATCTGCAGATACTGTTTGTTCAATGATTATAACAAGATCATCATCAGCATCAATCCAAGAACCAAATGAACAGATACTTAGACTTATGCATAGTTTAGGCATAGACATTACACGAACTAGAGAG TCATTAAGAAATAGTAGCTACGATCATCATGCTGCTATTTACTTCTTATTATTGGAAAGGCTGAAACAACACCGCGTCGGCGGCACAGCAAATAATTCCTGCTGGCCAAGTGTTACGAGAACAAAAGATGACAAATTCAAGTCAAG AACAAGAGAggacgcgactcgaggagggaaAAGATTTAGTTCAACTAGTTCTTCAACTGACGAGGGATGCTGTAGCGCGGAAGGCGATTTAGAAGAAGGCCCAAGCGGCGATGAATTGAGAGAAGCTCAAATAAAACTCGAGGAACACAGACTAGGCCTAGATCACGATATCAGTCAACGAATTGACAGTCAGATAGTCAATCGAAGATTAAGTGATTACCAACAGCATTTTGATACCCCTCTTATGGATTCTATTGATCCTCCTAGTCGGACGACATTGTTTATCGCGGGTGGTAGTGGTAGTTCATCATCCGAGCTTTTCGAATCTAGTTTTGACTCTGGTTGCCCACCAGATTACACAGGGGCAAATTCGTTCACGAGCAGCTTACCCTCTTGCACGCCTCCACCGCCTATGAGTCCATCACCGATAACCGGTAGAATATCGAGAGTATCTCAAGGACGTAGAGCTTCTGATGGTGGACCCAGATTATTATTTTGCCAACAAGGTGGCGGAGACAGGCCAACCAAACAGCGAAGTATTCAAG ATTCCGGTAAAGCTAGAGGCCATTTAGATCTTGTTCACTTGAGACCACCGTCTACCCCGCCAGAGAATCAAGGCCAATTTAAAATCCGTGGCGACTCCAGTACACAATTACAGCTGCTGGTGCAACAACGTATGTTGCAGCAGAAACGAAACTTATACCATAGACACAGAGGCGGAGGTAGCCCAACTCCGTTGCCAGTGTCGGCGAGTACAGCGAGTAGACGCGTTGACCACGTACCGAGACAGGACAGTTATAAGCTAGCTCAAAGAACACAGATCTTGCCACCTTTATCTCAGGGACACGTTGATAGAGACTTTGATAGAGAAAGAAAACGAGATGAGGAAAGATGGAAAAGTCTACCATC